One Lucilia cuprina isolate Lc7/37 chromosome 4, ASM2204524v1, whole genome shotgun sequence DNA segment encodes these proteins:
- the LOC111674849 gene encoding zinc finger CCHC domain-containing protein 10: MTLVGLAARKLSIKKRNAKLAAAFPNGVRCQKCLEFGHWSYECKEKRKYVHRTSRTKQLNKKVQEKVAEQQNNGNVGNETSVTSLKKKQKPRHSSSGSSSGSSSSDSESDSSSDDSGSSDSGSSSDSSSSSDSESDSSSDTDGSDSSSSGSSSSSSDEEDDTAPPKNKKSKQTSDSSSDSSENEQDI; this comes from the exons ATGACACTGGTGGGATTGGCGGCACGCAAACTTTCAATCAAAAAACG CAATGCCAAGTTAGCAGCTGCTTTTCCTAATGGCGTACGTTGCCAAAAATGTTTGGAATTTGGCCATTGGTCATACGAGTGCAAGGAGAAACGTAAATATGTACATCGCACTTCACGTACTAAGCAGTTAAACAAAAAGGTACAGGAAAAAGTGGCGGAACAGCAAAACAATGGTAATGTTGGTAACGAAACGAGCGTAACatcattaaaaaagaaacaaaaacccCGGCATTCGTCGTCTGGCTCCTCTAGCGGTTCTTCAAGTTCCGACAGCGAATCTGATTCATCTTCTGATGATTCAGGATCCTCAGATTCAGGTTCCTCATCTGATTCCAGTTCATCTTCGGACAGTGAATCTGACAGTTCCAGCGATACTGATGGCTCCGACTCCTCTTCATCGGGCAGTTCTTCAAGCAGCTCCGATGAGGAAGATGATACAGCACCACCAAAGAATAAGAAATCTAAACAAACATCCGACAGTTCTTCAGATTCTTCGGAAAATGAACAGGACATTTAA